One genomic segment of Anguilla anguilla isolate fAngAng1 chromosome 2, fAngAng1.pri, whole genome shotgun sequence includes these proteins:
- the LOC118217765 gene encoding troponin T, slow skeletal muscle-like, with translation MSDVEGEYEEQPEEERPRYKTMASQLSAPKIPDGERVDFDDIHRKRMEKDLLELQTLIEVHFDHRKKEEEELIGLKERIENRRSARAEQQRVRAEKERDRQTRIAEERQRKEDEEAKKRADDDAKKKKVLSNMGAHFGGFLAKAEQRKGRSQTGREIKKKTLAERRKPLGIENLREDGLRERAKEMWERVYQLESEKFDLMQQIRGQRYEITVLLNRISHAQKFKKILGKGKVGGRWK, from the exons ATGTCTGATGTAGAGGGTGAATATGA GGAGCAGCCTGAGG AGGAACGCCCACGATACAA GACCATGGCCTCCCAGCTTTCTGCTCCTAAAATCCCTGACGGGGAGAGAGTGGACTTTGAT GACATTCACAGGAAGAGGATGGAAAAGGACTTGCTGGAGCTGCAGACACTGATTGAAGTCCACTTTGATCATCggaagaaggaagaggaggagcttaTTGGGCTGAAGGAAAGAATT GAGAACCGGAGGTCAGCTAGAGCGGAACAACAACGAGTTCGGgctgagaaggagagagacagacagacaagaatTGCG GAAGAGCGGCAGAGGAAAGAAGATGAGGAGGCAAAGAAAAGGGCAGACGATGacgccaaaaaaaagaaagtgctcTCTAACATGGGGGCTCACTTTGGGGGCTTTCTAGCTAAG GCAGAGCAGAGGAAGGGGAGGtcacagacagggagggagatCAAGAAGAAAACCCTGGCGGAGAGACGCAAACCTTTAGGTATTGAGAACCTGAGAGAGGATGGACTCAG GGAGCGGGCGAAGGAGATGTGGGAACGGGTCTATCAACTGGAGTCTGAGAAATTTGACCTCATGCAGCAGATCAGAGGACAGAGATATGAG ATCACCGTTCTCTTGAACAGAATTTCCCATGCCCAGAAATT tAAGAAAATCCTTGGCAAGGGCAAAGTTGGGGGTCGCTGGAAGTAA
- the LOC118217777 gene encoding dynein assembly factor 3, axonemal-like isoform X3, whose amino-acid sequence MCAGRTVEGAGCVTWWGFSPALDLLNVGPRRPQGKQNILLVWVVENSLEIVARQLLLLSLALSPQHSMGLHEKTEVFLEVFGNSEIRCQSEQILKRTASQLSSAVTDTLNSSPNPCLDTTMLKFKDRDELDRIFKQWIHPPPCQPMSKLWDSRVRHHLGTRYDSRLGCFDWDLNMKLHQMGCGVISKQQYVRWRETGVAFEMREGLYQTTNHSLLSTRIFNRRGDRLGIRGYWGDIVSSPYLSFGIETDNKALLQIQNGKHTKTAQDVSYHNVQELFQALACRSDVPSNQQGTQERQGQDPSANHRTSSRLPEASQRSPDNELLCLDGVNVTFLPVDALSKLPNKQRFSRLFNTIYCSASLVHQLGPSLRQVTAPDAVLVVELAKYLLELSKDQVKGFAEKVDDITREAGFESANAEKSDVYSTYTLQKE is encoded by the exons ATGTGTGCAGGTAGGACTGTGGAAGGTGCAGGATGTGTAACCTGGTGGGGGTTCAGCCCTGCGCTAGACCTCCTCAATGTAG GCCCAAGAAGACCGCAAGggaaacagaacattttactg gtgtgggtggtGGAGAACAGTCTGGAGATAGTGGCTCGGCAACTTTTGCTCctgtctctggctctctctccccagcacAGCATGGGGCTCCACG AAAAGACGGAAGTGTTCTTGGAAGTGTTTGGGAACAGTGAGATCCGCTGTCAGTCGGAGCAGATACTTAAACGAACAGCGTCGCAGCTCTCTTCGGctgtcacagacacactgaactcttCCCCCAACCCATGCCTGGACACCACAATGCTCAAG TTTAAGGACAGAGATGAACTGGACAGGATATTCAAGCAATGGATCCACCCGCCCCCCTGTCAGCCCATGTCAAAACTTTGGGACAGTCGAGTCCGTCACCACTTGGGCACCCGATATGACTCGAGACTGGGGTGCTTTGACTGGGATCTCAACATGAAACTGCATCAGATGGGT tgtgGCGTTATTAGCAAACAGCAGTACGTCAGATGGAGGGAAACGGGGGTGGCTTTTGAGATGAGGGAGGGCCTTTATCAAACCACCAATCACAGCTTGCTCTCTACACGCATATTCAATCGT AGGGGTGACAGGCTAGGAATTCGAGGGTACTGGGGAGACATTGTGTCTAGCCCCTATCTTTCCTTTGGTATTGAAACGGACAACAAGGCTCTACTCCAGATACAGAATGGGAAACACACCAAG ACAGCCCAGGATGTCTCCTATCACAATGTTCAGGAGCTGTTCCAGGCTCTCGCCTGCAGGAGTGACGTGCCCTCCAATCAGCAAGGCACCCAGGAAAGACAGGGGCAAGACCCCTCGGCCAATCATAGAACCTCATCACGTCTGCCAGAGGCCAGTCAGAGATCTCCTGATAATG AGCTCTTGTGCTTAGACGGAGTGAATGTGACTTTTCTGCCTGTGGACGCACTGTCAAAACTCCCAAACAAACAGAGGTTCTCCCGTCTCTTCAACACTATATATTGTTCGGCCAG CTTGGTTCACCAGCTGGGTCCCTCGCTGAGACAGGTCACAGCCCCTGATGCTGTTCTTGTGGTGGAGCTGGCCAA GTACTTGCTGGAACTTTCAAAGGATCAAGTTAAGGGATTTGCAGAGAAGGTGGATGACATTACCCGAGAGGCAGGGTTTGAGTCTGCAAATGCAGAAAAGAGTGATGTATACTCAACATACACACTACAAAAGGAGTGA
- the LOC118217777 gene encoding dynein assembly factor 3, axonemal-like isoform X2 yields the protein MCNLVGVQPCARPPQCPRRPQGKQNILLVGSGDPRHILKTIAGLKDTDTLHVWVVENSLEIVARQLLLLSLALSPQHSMGLHEKTEVFLEVFGNSEIRCQSEQILKRTASQLSSAVTDTLNSSPNPCLDTTMLKFKDRDELDRIFKQWIHPPPCQPMSKLWDSRVRHHLGTRYDSRLGCFDWDLNMKLHQMGCGVISKQQYVRWRETGVAFEMREGLYQTTNHSLLSTRIFNRRGDRLGIRGYWGDIVSSPYLSFGIETDNKALLQIQNGKHTKTAQDVSYHNVQELFQALACRSDVPSNQQGTQERQGQDPSANHRTSSRLPEASQRSPDNELLCLDGVNVTFLPVDALSKLPNKQRFSRLFNTIYCSASLVHQLGPSLRQVTAPDAVLVVELAKYLLELSKDQVKGFAEKVDDITREAGFESANAEKSDVYSTYTLQKE from the exons ATGTGTAACCTGGTGGGGGTTCAGCCCTGCGCTAGACCTCCTCAAT GCCCAAGAAGACCGCAAGggaaacagaacattttactgGTGGGTAGTGGAGACCCCCGGCACATTCTCAAAACCATTGCTGGCCTGAAAGACACTGACACTCTGCAT gtgtgggtggtGGAGAACAGTCTGGAGATAGTGGCTCGGCAACTTTTGCTCctgtctctggctctctctccccagcacAGCATGGGGCTCCACG AAAAGACGGAAGTGTTCTTGGAAGTGTTTGGGAACAGTGAGATCCGCTGTCAGTCGGAGCAGATACTTAAACGAACAGCGTCGCAGCTCTCTTCGGctgtcacagacacactgaactcttCCCCCAACCCATGCCTGGACACCACAATGCTCAAG TTTAAGGACAGAGATGAACTGGACAGGATATTCAAGCAATGGATCCACCCGCCCCCCTGTCAGCCCATGTCAAAACTTTGGGACAGTCGAGTCCGTCACCACTTGGGCACCCGATATGACTCGAGACTGGGGTGCTTTGACTGGGATCTCAACATGAAACTGCATCAGATGGGT tgtgGCGTTATTAGCAAACAGCAGTACGTCAGATGGAGGGAAACGGGGGTGGCTTTTGAGATGAGGGAGGGCCTTTATCAAACCACCAATCACAGCTTGCTCTCTACACGCATATTCAATCGT AGGGGTGACAGGCTAGGAATTCGAGGGTACTGGGGAGACATTGTGTCTAGCCCCTATCTTTCCTTTGGTATTGAAACGGACAACAAGGCTCTACTCCAGATACAGAATGGGAAACACACCAAG ACAGCCCAGGATGTCTCCTATCACAATGTTCAGGAGCTGTTCCAGGCTCTCGCCTGCAGGAGTGACGTGCCCTCCAATCAGCAAGGCACCCAGGAAAGACAGGGGCAAGACCCCTCGGCCAATCATAGAACCTCATCACGTCTGCCAGAGGCCAGTCAGAGATCTCCTGATAATG AGCTCTTGTGCTTAGACGGAGTGAATGTGACTTTTCTGCCTGTGGACGCACTGTCAAAACTCCCAAACAAACAGAGGTTCTCCCGTCTCTTCAACACTATATATTGTTCGGCCAG CTTGGTTCACCAGCTGGGTCCCTCGCTGAGACAGGTCACAGCCCCTGATGCTGTTCTTGTGGTGGAGCTGGCCAA GTACTTGCTGGAACTTTCAAAGGATCAAGTTAAGGGATTTGCAGAGAAGGTGGATGACATTACCCGAGAGGCAGGGTTTGAGTCTGCAAATGCAGAAAAGAGTGATGTATACTCAACATACACACTACAAAAGGAGTGA
- the LOC118217777 gene encoding dynein assembly factor 3, axonemal-like isoform X1, whose protein sequence is MCAGRTVEGAGCVTWWGFSPALDLLNVGPRRPQGKQNILLVGSGDPRHILKTIAGLKDTDTLHVWVVENSLEIVARQLLLLSLALSPQHSMGLHEKTEVFLEVFGNSEIRCQSEQILKRTASQLSSAVTDTLNSSPNPCLDTTMLKFKDRDELDRIFKQWIHPPPCQPMSKLWDSRVRHHLGTRYDSRLGCFDWDLNMKLHQMGCGVISKQQYVRWRETGVAFEMREGLYQTTNHSLLSTRIFNRRGDRLGIRGYWGDIVSSPYLSFGIETDNKALLQIQNGKHTKTAQDVSYHNVQELFQALACRSDVPSNQQGTQERQGQDPSANHRTSSRLPEASQRSPDNELLCLDGVNVTFLPVDALSKLPNKQRFSRLFNTIYCSASLVHQLGPSLRQVTAPDAVLVVELAKYLLELSKDQVKGFAEKVDDITREAGFESANAEKSDVYSTYTLQKE, encoded by the exons ATGTGTGCAGGTAGGACTGTGGAAGGTGCAGGATGTGTAACCTGGTGGGGGTTCAGCCCTGCGCTAGACCTCCTCAATGTAG GCCCAAGAAGACCGCAAGggaaacagaacattttactgGTGGGTAGTGGAGACCCCCGGCACATTCTCAAAACCATTGCTGGCCTGAAAGACACTGACACTCTGCAT gtgtgggtggtGGAGAACAGTCTGGAGATAGTGGCTCGGCAACTTTTGCTCctgtctctggctctctctccccagcacAGCATGGGGCTCCACG AAAAGACGGAAGTGTTCTTGGAAGTGTTTGGGAACAGTGAGATCCGCTGTCAGTCGGAGCAGATACTTAAACGAACAGCGTCGCAGCTCTCTTCGGctgtcacagacacactgaactcttCCCCCAACCCATGCCTGGACACCACAATGCTCAAG TTTAAGGACAGAGATGAACTGGACAGGATATTCAAGCAATGGATCCACCCGCCCCCCTGTCAGCCCATGTCAAAACTTTGGGACAGTCGAGTCCGTCACCACTTGGGCACCCGATATGACTCGAGACTGGGGTGCTTTGACTGGGATCTCAACATGAAACTGCATCAGATGGGT tgtgGCGTTATTAGCAAACAGCAGTACGTCAGATGGAGGGAAACGGGGGTGGCTTTTGAGATGAGGGAGGGCCTTTATCAAACCACCAATCACAGCTTGCTCTCTACACGCATATTCAATCGT AGGGGTGACAGGCTAGGAATTCGAGGGTACTGGGGAGACATTGTGTCTAGCCCCTATCTTTCCTTTGGTATTGAAACGGACAACAAGGCTCTACTCCAGATACAGAATGGGAAACACACCAAG ACAGCCCAGGATGTCTCCTATCACAATGTTCAGGAGCTGTTCCAGGCTCTCGCCTGCAGGAGTGACGTGCCCTCCAATCAGCAAGGCACCCAGGAAAGACAGGGGCAAGACCCCTCGGCCAATCATAGAACCTCATCACGTCTGCCAGAGGCCAGTCAGAGATCTCCTGATAATG AGCTCTTGTGCTTAGACGGAGTGAATGTGACTTTTCTGCCTGTGGACGCACTGTCAAAACTCCCAAACAAACAGAGGTTCTCCCGTCTCTTCAACACTATATATTGTTCGGCCAG CTTGGTTCACCAGCTGGGTCCCTCGCTGAGACAGGTCACAGCCCCTGATGCTGTTCTTGTGGTGGAGCTGGCCAA GTACTTGCTGGAACTTTCAAAGGATCAAGTTAAGGGATTTGCAGAGAAGGTGGATGACATTACCCGAGAGGCAGGGTTTGAGTCTGCAAATGCAGAAAAGAGTGATGTATACTCAACATACACACTACAAAAGGAGTGA